The sequence CCAGCACCTTGTCGATCTCCCCGTCTTTGGCGGTTAACATGATGATTGGAATATCCAGGTGGGCTGACCGCACCTCACGGCATACATCCATACCGTCCTTGCCGGGCAGCATGAGATCAAGCAGCATGAGATCGGGCCGTTTGGACAAGGCCAGGTCCACAGCGCTTATACCGTCAAAAGCGCAAACGACCTCATACCCTTCTTTTTCCAAATTGAACTTTAAAATATCGGCAATAGGCTGTTCGTCGTCCACTACCAAAATCGTTCCCATCCCCATAATCCACCGTTTTCACCCTTCTATGTTACTATTAAAGCTTCTTCACTCATTTTAGCATACCTGTCCGCTCGTCACATCCTACGAAGTACGCAGTCAAGCCCTCAGGCAGTGAAAATGGATGTTTCTTCCTAATAAATAATGAAGCCGTCCGGGAATTTACCCGAGCGGCCTATGGAGTCATGACAAATTACTGCAAATATTTTAGCGGGTTCATGGCTGTGCCATTCTTGCGGATTTCAAAATGCAGATGGGTGCCCGTGGATCGCCCGGTATTACCCATAATTCCGATCGCGGAGCCCTGCTCCAGCTTCTGGCCGGCGGAAACGGAAATTTGGCTTAAATGGCCATAGTATGTTGAATATCCGTTGCCGTGATCGACAATAACAACATTACCGTAACCGTTCTGTACTCCGGCAAAAGATACCGTTCCGGCGTCGGCGGCCTTAATCGTCCGGTTGCCGGATACCATATCAAGCCCTTTATGCGGCCGTCCCCAGCGTTCGCCGAAACTGCTGGAAATGATTGCGCCGCTAACCGGCCAAGCGAATGATCCGGAAGCTTCATAGGCTACCTTGGTGCCGCGGTATACAACCTCAGGCAGCGGAGCCTTGAGAACCGTCTGGCCGAGCCATTCTTCCTTGACGACCTCGCCGTTCTCCTTGGTCAGCCGGTATTGCATCTCCTTCAGCCCTGTCTGGCCCGGACGCACCACCTTCGTCTTGCCTTTGGGCAGAAGATCGCTGGTACGCACGATCACTTCGGGTTCCGTCACGATTTGCTCAGCCGCCTTCTCCGTCGTTACGACGGTAACCGGCGGCTGCGGCACCGTCAGCTTAAGCTCATCACCGATCTGCAGCGTCAGTTCCTTCACGTCCCGGTTATTCTGGAAAATTTCCTGCTGCGTAATTCCATATCGGCTGGCAATGCTGGAGATCGTGTCTCCTTCTTGCACCGTGTATACGAGCGGCGCCTCTACGCCTTCGGTAAGCAGCTTGACTGCCGCCTGCACATCCAGCACCTTATTCGGGTCGGCCTTTACCGGTTCCACGGATACCTGCTCGCGTATATCCGCCGACTCTACCTTATCTCCTGAGGAAGCTGGAGCGGATAACGCCGCCGCTGTCTTGGTCAGCTGCGGAACACCGGATGCTTCCTTCTTCCCGGATATGTAGTAAGCTTTTACTTGCTGAAGCACAGCCCCGGCCGTTTCCTGGTCTTTAACGATACCGATAGCTTTACCGTCTACGACCAGTTGAACGCCGACGGCGTATGCTTTGAGCAGGCCGTCCAACTTATCCAGCGTTCCCTCGTTGTCGATCACCGGCTTATAGCCGCTGGCCGCCGCCGTGGTAATGCCGTCCGTCTGCAGAACCATAACCTCATCCGGGTATTTGTTCTGATACTCCTTGCGCTTCTCCTCAAATAAAGCCTTCAGCCGCTCCTTGTCGGAGAGCGTTCCGATTTCCTTGCCGTGCAGCAGAACCCGGTAATAGACCTCCGTATTAGCCTTCACATAATACTTATGCGCCCCGATGAACGAGACCGTGAGCAGCGCAATACCGGCGGATGCCGCGAGCCATGTCATAAGCAGACGCCGCCGTGATCGATGAACCACTGGAGCGGACATCATGCCTTCCCCGGCATTGTCATTCCGCTCAGCTACAGGCATGGAAGCTTGCCCTTGCTGCTTCTTCAGCCCACGTATTAACTTCAATCCTTTCACGAAACTCTCCCTTTCAGCCTGCCCTTTGTAGTATCGCTTTGCAGCCGGAACTTTGGTAAGACCGCTTAATCTATATTTTGCCGATGGAACGTATTCTACGTACGAAAATCGAAAATTTTATTGGAATCATATGGCAAAAGGTTACAAAAAATTAACCAAATTCGGTCCCTGTTTACTTTACCACAGCCTGCGGAAAAATTTCAACTTTCGCTCAAGAGGTAACATCTGGGCCATCCCTTTAATGCGGTACCATGCAAAAGAGCCGCCCCTCACCGTCTATAGCGGCGTTGGGCAGCCTTTTTTCCCGAGATATATTATGGTTTGCGTGCTTACTGTCCGCCCGTGCCGGTAGTCAGTATCTTCATCAGCTTGTCATATTCCTCCTGCGTGACATACTTGGAAATTACCGACTGAACCTCCGTGACTTCCTGCGCCGTCAATCCGTTCTCCATGGCTGCGGATATCTTCTGCATCTCGTCCTGGGGAACCTTGTTCATCAAAATATTGAACACACTGACTTTTTCATCGGACGGCAAATTGTCCTTCAAATCCTTCATCGCCTCCGGAGTCATAACCAGCTGCTGATCCTGCGCGCTGCCGCTCTGATCCTCGATTGATGCCTCACCCATGACAGGCAGCGCGTTGTCCAGCGCCTTGTCTTCCCCAGCGCCTCCTCCGGTACCAGCCGTCGCCGTAGGAACGGTCTCGCCGCTGCCGCCCGTACCGGACGGCTCCTGCGTCTTTGAGCTATCGGCTGCCGCAGAGCTGCCATCATCTTTGACCGTATCTTTGGAGGCCCCCTTGCCGCTTGTGCCCATAAGGCTGCTTAGCATTCCGCCGAAGCCCGGAGCCGGGGTATCCACTTTCAGGCCGAGCCCGGACATGACCGACTGAACATACGCATTTACGATAACGCTCGTTGTCAAAATGGACAGACTGCTGGCCAGCACTACGATTAAGCAGATGCCCAGCGTACGCTTCACAAATTTCATTCCCATCTCTCCCTTGCATCTATACGTCCGTGATTCTGCCGCTTCCATATCAATACGTCTTGCTTGCCATCTTTCCAGTATTGACCAATATGGACTCCGTGAAACGTCCGTCCGTTTATTCATGCGGAAGCTGTGCCACGGTAGATGCGCCAAGATCGAAATAGACACGCAGAAAAAACCGCAGAAAGCCATTGCAGGCTCTCTGCGGTTCTTATAAACGTATAATATATGGGATATCGCTGCTAATTATTCGTAAATCGGCAGAACTTGGTTCGTCTGGTCGCGGTTGCGTCCGACCGAGAAGATCGCGATCGGAATACCGGTCAGCTCGGATACGCGCTCCACATACTTGCGCGTGTTCTCCGGCAGATCATCCAGCGTCTTGGCCGAGGTGATATCCTCATCCCAGCCCGGCAGCTCTTCGTAAACGGCTTCGCATTCGGCCAGCATTTTCAGGCTTGCGGGATAATGGGTAATAACCTCGCCGCGGTATTTGTAGCCGGTGCAAATCTTAACTGTCTTTAAGCCGCTCAGCACGTCCAGCGAGTTCAGGGACAGCCCGGTCAGACCGCTGACCCGGCGGGCATGACGGACAACGACGCTGTCGAACCAGCCGACGCGGCGTGGACGTCCGGTAACGGTGCCGTATTCATGGCCGGTCTCGCGGATCAAATCGCCGATCTCATCATTCAGCTCGGTCGGGAACGGACCGTCGCCGACACGCGTCGTATACGATTTGGCCACCCCGATGACCTGCTTGATCTTCGAAGGACCCACGCCGGAGCCGATGCAGACACCGCCTGCGGATGGATTGGAGGACGTTACGAACGGATACGTTCCTTGGTCGATGTCGAGCATAACGCCTTGAGCGCCTTCGAACAGCACCTTATCGTTCGCGTCGATGGCGTCGTTCAGCACGACCGAAGTGTCCGTCACATAGCGGCGCAGCACTTCCGCATACTCCAGATACTGCTTCAAAGTCTCTTCCACATCAAGCGGCTCTCCGCCATATACTTGGGTGATAACCTGATTCTTCTCATTCATCAAGTGACGCAGCTTGAGCTCGAATTCTTCGGCATCCATCAGATCGGCGATCCGAATGCCATTGCGGGCCGCTTTGTCCATATACGCCGGGCCGATGCCCTTGCGGGTCGTTCCAATTTTGTTCGGTCCCTTGCGGTCTTCCTCGAGCGCATCCAGCACCATGTGATAAGGCATGATGACATGGGCGCGGTCGCTGATGACCAGGTTATCCGTATCAAATCCGTTCTCGTGGATATAATTGATTTCTTCAATCAGGGCGGCCGGGTTAATTACCATCCCGTTGCCGATAACACAAGTCTTTTCTTTATAGAAGACGCCCGACGGAATCAGGCTGAGCTTGAATTTCTTGCCGTCAATCAGAATCGTGTGGCCGGCATTGTTGCCTCCTTGATAACGGGCGACCACATCTGCGCTCTCTGCCAGAAAGTCCGTGATTTTGCCTTTGCCTTCGTCTCCCCATTGTGTTCCCACAACGACTACCGTTGACATGTTCATTCCTCCGTAGGTGCTGCTCGGAGCACCATTATTTTTCTTATAGGGCTCATTACATACCGCTATGTACGCAGCCCTGAGGGACGCTTTAGACAGTTTAATCCGCTAAAGCACAATTACCAGTGTACCAGCCGTCTTTTTTAAAGTCAAACAAAAACGAACGATTGCACAAAAAAATGTACAATCGTTCGGAAATTGTCATGATTATCCCTAACCTGCGAACGGTTCGGAGTGAGCGCGCTCGTAGTTGACGAACTTGTTGAAATTTTTCAGAAATACCAGCTCTACCGTGCCGACAGGACCGTTACGCTGTTTGGCGATAATAATCTCGATAATGTTCTTCTTCTCGGTCTCCTGATTGTAGTAATCATCCCGGTACAAGAACGCGACAATATCCGCGTCCTGCTCGATTGAGCCCGATTCCCGAAGGTCCGACATCATCGGCCGCTTGTCCTGACGCTGCTCCACGCCCCGGCTGAGCTGGGACAAGGCGATTACCGGCACATCCAGCTCCCGCGCAATCTGCTTCAGCGTCCGCGAGATATCCGATACCTCCTGCTGGCGGTTCTCTCCGCCCTTGCCGCGGCCTTGAATGAGCTGGAGGTAGTCGATCACGATCATGCCCAGCCCTTTTTCTTTCTTGAGTCTCCGGCATTTGGCCCGGATATCGGCGACGGTTACACCCGGCGTGTCGTCAATATAGATTTCCGATTCCGACAGCGAGGCAATGCCCATCGTCAGCTTCGACCAGTCATCATCGCTTTTGAAGTCACCGGTACGCATGATGTTCGCATCCAGATTCGCTTCGGCGCAGATCATCCGCTGCACAAGCTGGGCGGCCGACATTTCCAGACTGAAGATGGCTACCGTCTCCCTCGCGCGCACCGCCACATTCTGGGCGATGTTCAGCGCAAAGGCCGTCTTTCCGACCGACGGGCGGGCAGCGACGATAATAAGATCATTGCGCTGGAAGCCGTTGGTCATCCGGTCGAGGTCGGCGAAGCCGGAAGGAATGCCGGACGTGCCTCCTTTATTCTGGTGAAGCATCTCCACCCGGTCAAAAACCTCCATCAGCACATCGCGGATCGCAATGAACCCGCTGCCGCTGCGCCGGTTGGAAATTTCCAGAATACGGCGTTCGGCGTCGCTCAGCATATCGGCGACATCCTCGCCGCCGGTATAGCCTTCGCTTACGATCTGCGTCGCGGTCCGGATCAGTCTGCGCAGCATCGCTTTCTCTTCAATGATCTGCGCGTAATAATCCACATTGGCCGCGGTAGGAACGGCATGCGCGAGCTTGGCCAGATAGCTGACTCCGCCGATCGTCTCAAGCTCTCCTTTATCCTGAAGCTTGGCTGTCAGGGTAACCAAATCAATCGGCTGGTTCTCTTCTCCGAGCTGTACCATCGCCTCAAAAATGATTTGATGCGGCTTGTCGTAGAAATCTTCGGTATTCACCCGCTCCATGGCGGCAATCAGCGCTTCATCCTGCAGCAGGATAGCGCCGATTACCGCCTGCTCCGCTTCCAGATTCTGCGGGGGAACCCGATCGAAAAAGAGATCTCCGCCCATACTACTCCTCCGTTACCTGAACCTTCAGCACAGCCTTGACTTCCGTATGGAGCTTCACCTGAACCTGTGTTGTTCCCAGGTGACGAATCGGTTCTTCCAGCTCGATTTTGCGCTTGTCGATGGTGATTCCGTTAGCCTTCGCCAGCGCTTCGGCAATCTGCTTGCTTGTAATGGCACCGAACAGCCGGCCGCCCTCTCCCGCTTTTGCTTTCATCGTCAGTTCCAGCCCGCTCAGCTTCTGTCCAAGCTGCTCGGCTTCCTCTTTCTCCTGCTGCTTGCGGCGCTCCTCGGCAGCCGCCTGATTCTCCAGCGTCTTCATATTCCCTTCGGTCGCCGGACGGGCCATGCCCCGCGGCAGCAGGAAGTTAGTGGCATAGCCTTCCGATACCTCTTTGATTTGGCCCTTCTTGCCTTGACCTTTAACGTCTTTAATGAATATAACCTTCATTCGAACAGACCTTCTTTCGCTTCGATTTCAGCCAGCACCTCCAGCAGTCTGGCCTCTGCTTCCTTGCTTGTTCCTTCAAGCTGTACAGCCGCGTTAGTCAAATGACCGCCGCCGCCCAGCTTCTCCATGACGACCTGTACATTCATCCGTCCTAGCGAACGGGCGCTGATGCCGATCAAGCCGTCCGGACGCTCGCTGATGACAAAGGAGGCGAGCACATTGGTCATGCCCAGCAGCGTATCCGCCGTCTGGGCGATCAGGAGCTGCGGTATTTTCATGCCGGGCGCCGTGACCACCAGCGCAATATGATCATAGACCATGCGGGCATGCTTGATAATTTCCGCTTTCGAGATGTACTCTTGCAAATCTTCCTTCAGCATCCGCTGAATCAGAATCGTATCGGCGCCTAGCCGGCGCAAGAAGCCCGCCGCCTCGAACGTCCGCGACCCCGTATGAAGGGCGAACTGCTTCGTGTCCACCGTAATGCCGGCCAGCAGCATCGTCGCTTCCAGTGTGCTGAGTTTGACCTTCTCATGGATGTATTGCAGCAGCTCCGTGACCAGTTCGCAGGTGGAAGACGCATAAGGCTCCAGATAGACAAGCACCGCTTCGTTGATGAACTCCTCGCCCCGCCGGTGATGATCGACAACGACAATCCGGCTGGCGTATTGAACAAGCCGCGGCTCCATCGTCATCGAGGCCTTGTGCGTATCGACTACGATCAGCAGCGTATGCTCGGTCATGATCTGCAGCGCCTGCTCTGTCGTGATGAAAGAGCTGTACAGCTCTTCGTCTCTTCGAATCTGCTCAAGCATGCGCGTAATAGAAGGATTCGGCCCGTCAAGCACGATATCGGCTTCCACGTTATACATTTGCGCTGCCCGGAGCAGGCCGATCGAGGCTCCCACGGCATCGATATCGGGATTGCGGTGTCCCATAATGATGACCCGGTCGCTTTCCTGAATCAAATCGCGCAGGGCATGAGCGATTACGCGCGCCCGCACCCGTGTGCGCTTCTCCGCCGCATTGGTCTTGCCGCCGTAGAACGACAGCCGCTGACCCGCCTTAACAGCCGCCTGATCGCCGCCCCTTCCGAGCGCCATATCCAGACTCGACTGAGCGAGAGCGCCGAGCTCGCTCGCCGACTCCGCTCCGAAGGCCAGACCGATGCTCAGCGTCATCGGCACCTTCAGATCAGCTGTCATTTCCCGTACCTCGTCCAGAATAACGAACCGGCTCTCTTCGAGCGCTTGCAGGCTGCGGTAATTCAGCAGCATCATATAACGCTCCGAGGAAAGGCGGCGCAGATAAACCTCAAACTGCTTAGCCCAATCGGTAATCTCGCTCGTTACCTTGGCGATCAGCGAAGTCCGCTGCTGATCGTCCATTCCCTGCGCGGCCTCATCAAGGTTATCCATCAGCAGAATGCCAAGAGCCAGCTTCTCTTCCTCGTACCGCTGCCGCAGATCGATCAGCTCGGTGATTTCATACAAATACAGAAGCCTCTCGCTTGGAATAACGACCGCCTGGTAATAGCGCTCGTCAACTTTGATTTCCGCGCGAAGTTCCTTCTGGACTCCCTCCTTGCCCGCTTCCCGTTTCGCAGGAGCCCCGCCGCCTACGAGGGGCGTCAAATCCGGGAGCAGCTCCAGGAGCGGATCGTTCACCAGCGATTTACGCGCAAAAACACTCCCGGCATAACGGTTGTTCCACTCCACCGAGCGGTCCTCGCCGTATAGAATAATGCCCAGCGGCAGCGTTCCGATCGCTTCCCCTTCCACCCGCTTGATGCGGAAAGAGAGGCCGTTAATGTATTCCACAAGATTACGCCGAAACGATATTTCAGCCTTAAGCATTGTGAAGCACAGCGTCCCGGCCAGAAACAGGCAGACGACACCCAAGACCCAATTATAAACGCTGACTATAATAATCAGGACCAGCAGCAGCAAGAACGCCCAGACGATGTGATAGCCGTGCCAGCGCTTTTGCAGAAATTTTGGCATGAGCTCTCACCCTATCGTTTCGATTTGGCCACCATTTCCCGCAGCGGCACCACCAGATCAATAATCCCGATAATCCACAGCGGAGGCAGCATAATGGCCATTACCGCCAGCATAACCGGAATAACCCTGTTCCAATTCCGTTCATGGGCGATAAAGAAGAAGAAACCAATCGTCTGGATGATAAAGCAAACCCGCAGCAGCGGAACCAAGTTGGCCGTAATCATTACCATAAAGCTGTTTTCCGATTTAAAAAAGAACAGTTGAATCACTGTAGCGATTAAATAATACCAAATAAACGATTTGGGAATTCTCCAATCACGCGCAGGCTTTAGCTTGGGTACCGCATATCCCATACTGTTCAGAATCGGCCGGACGATCGAATGTGTGATCACCGTAATTACGAAGGAAGACATAATCAGCGCCATCGGAATCACCTGGATGAACGCGCGGCTATTTTTGCTGAGGTCCTCTGAACTTCCTCCCAGAAAGTTCCCCACACCAAATTCCTGCATCGGGGACAGCGTCATCGTCCGCATCTCGTTCAGCACATCGTATACATAATTATACAGATCGAACTGGAAGAGAGTCTTTCCCAGAAGGAGCAGCAGCAGAAATTCTCCCAAAAGGGTAATCGTTCCGGCAAGTATCGTCGAAGAGGCTGTGGCTTTTTTCTTATATCGCCATCCCATTACGAGCGCGGGAACAATCAGGTATGCGGCAATCAGTATATAAAACGGGCTGATCAGCCCCAGCACAAGCCATACGGGCGCAATCGTTAAAATAAACTGCCTTGTATTCAGCGTAGTGAACAGCAGGGCCGCCGGAATAATCATAAACAGTGTCGTGATGATGAGAAAAGGGGTTGACAGGGATAACAGCAGGAGCAGGTATACAATACTCCAGGCCACGGATGTCCAGCGATATTTCAACAATGTTCACCTCTTACGCATATGTTCTTCTAACGCAGATATATCCTGATACCAATCTTCCAGCTGATGGCCTTCCTGCCGGTGCTTCCTCAGCTTCTCCAGCAGCACCTCGTCCATATCACGGTACGAAATGCCAAGCCTGCGGCCCAGAATATAAGAGCTCATGATCAAACTCGCCAAGCTGTCGCTGACACGGGCGGTACTGCCTTCCCACAGTGCTTTAAACAGTCTGGAAACCTGGTCGATGACTTCGGTCTTCAGCCATTCGATGACCTTGGCCCGCTTGGCTACATCCAAATCCTTCGGCATATTGGACACGTCTCTCTACCTCCGGGAAAAAGCTTTATTCTCCATTATAGCATAAATGCCCATTCGCTACACTTCCCCCCCCTTGAGCTTCGATACCTTCTCCTGGCGCGCTGTAATTGAAAAAGGCCCGCATTCCCTTTTGCCGGAATACAGGCCGCACGATCGAACCTTCTGTACCGGAGTGATCTCGCTTACAAAGATTCCAATGATTGACGGGAGACGAACTTCTCGCAGTACCCGATAATTTGGCTACGGCGGACAATCCCAATGAAGCGGTTCATGTCGTCAACAACCGGCACAAAATTCTGAACCTTGGCCAGATTAATCAAGTCTTCCATATCCGCGTCGATGGACACCGGCTTGTTGTTCATCCGTAGCGGAACATCCTTCAGCAAAAATTTGGACGCATTGTCGAACGTAACCTTCCCATGCGAATCCTTCATGTACCAGAGCAGATCGCCTTCTGTCACTGTACCGGCGTACTCGCCATTGCTGTTCAGGATCGGAATAGCGGTGTATCTGTGATGCTCCATTCGCTCAAGCGTCTGGCGCAGGGTGGAATCCAGCGTAACGCAGGCCACCTCCTGCTTCGGAAGCAAAAAAAACGCAATATTCATCTTCTTGGTCCTCCTCAAAAAGTCCCCAAGGAATGATAGTCCTCCCCACTCTTAGTCCAGGGAGTCCGTTTTATTTATACGTATCGGCTGAATCGCAGTTCCATTACCAGTATACCATAGGAACAACAAGCAGCAGCCGGTAACTGTTCACCAGGGCTGCTGCTGTCTCTTTTACAGTAAATAGCGGTCCGAAGCCGTCCTGTCTTAGTGGGCGGCCGATGTAGCCTTGGCTTCCAGCGCGTTGCCCGCTTTTCCCGGCTCGATCAACTGATCCACCGGTGTTCCGGCGTTCATCCAGTTGTCAATCATCACCTTCGCCTTATCCAGATCCTCTTCGTTTACAACATCATAATAAACGCCGCCGATGCGGGTGCCCTCGCCCATAACGGTGAAGCTGGAAATATCGGCTTCCTTGCCGCCCAGAAACTTCTTGGCCAAACCGGTAATCATGGAAGGCGGCATATCCGTCTTGAAATTGTCTCCCAGTATGTTGAGCAGCTCCGTCACATTGCCGATTTGGTTAAGCGACAGCATTTTGCTCGCAAGCACATCGAGGAATACCTGCTGGCGTTTCGTACGGTTAAAGTCGCTGTCCTCACGGTAACGCACATAATTGAGCGATTCCTCGCCGTTATAAAGAGACTTCCCGCCCACAATCGTAAATTTCTCATGGTCCTTGCCTTTGTTCTCGATCGTCTTCTTAATCGGCAGCGGCAGTCCGCCCAAAGCGTCAACGGTGTCCTTCAGGCCCTGAAAGTTAATGGTCGCATAGTACTGAATATCATGCCCAAGCAGCGCCTCCAGCGTATCCTTCGCCATCTGCTGGCCGCCAAAAGCGTATGCGTGCGTAATCTTGTCCTTCTTATCGCCGTCATGACCGATAATTTCGGTATAGGTGTCCCGGGGAATCGAAATAAGCAGCACTTTATAATCCTCGGGCCTTACCACCGCATAGATCATCGTATCGGACCGGGCCGTTTCCGTCTTGCGCTGATCGGTGCCAAGAAGCATCACAGAAAAAGGATCGCTCTTATAGGCTATCGGTTCAGGCTTCACGGAATTATCTTCATTCGTCGTGAGCGGCTGGTAAGATTTCTGTGCCAGCGTGCTTTCTACCCTGTCCGACAGAAACAGATCGAAGGCCAGAACAGTCAGCGGCTTCCGGAACACAAACCCTCCGGCGATAATGACTAAAAGTACAATTAAGGCGATATATCTTTTTTTCCACTTTTTTCTCACAATAGATTCCTTCTTTGTATAATAGAGTAGAGTTAATAGGTGCTATATATTGGAATGGCCGTCCGGACACATTGAATGGAGCGGTCATGGATTGGTGCTGCGGGCAGACTTGCTCTTCACCGGCGTTCGACCCCTGGTTATTGCAGAGCGTTCCTCCTTTCCAGGGCAGCTTGTACAAATACAAACTCTATTGTAATCACTCTGAACCTAAAAAGAAACAACAATAACCGACATATTTGGAAAAAAATATATTCGTTTCATCCTTTACAGCTATATAGACGAAGGTAACGGCATTTTGATTCGATTCTTCACAAAATCTTAAAAATCATAAACGTTCCTCTTGAACTTTGAACGCTTCCTTTACCCCTTCACCGATAAAATTGATCGAAAGAATGACTCCGGTAATGAGCAGCCCGGCGGGGAGCCATACCCACCACTGTTCCCTGATTACTTCCGGAGAAAGCGCGTCCGCCAGCATATTTCCCCAGCTTGGCTGTCCGATGGGTACGCCGAAGCCCAGAAAGCTGAGACTCGCTTCCACTCCGATCATGGCCGCAGCCGTCCACATCAGATTCGTAATAAAGACACTCAGCAGGCCAGGCAGCAGATGGCGCGTCAATATCCGCAGCGTCCCGGCTCCCAGCGCGCTTGCGGCCAGCATGTATTCATTTTCTTTCTCGGCCAGCGTCTTTGCCCGGATGATGCGGGCGAATCCCCCCCAGCCCAGCAGCCCCACCGTCCAGATCAGCGAGGGAATGCCGCCGCCTGGATAGATGCTTTTTACAACAATAATAAAGATTAAAAAAGGAAATGACAAAATAACATCGGTG is a genomic window of Paenibacillus durus ATCC 35681 containing:
- a CDS encoding M23 family metallopeptidase is translated as MKGLKLIRGLKKQQGQASMPVAERNDNAGEGMMSAPVVHRSRRRLLMTWLAASAGIALLTVSFIGAHKYYVKANTEVYYRVLLHGKEIGTLSDKERLKALFEEKRKEYQNKYPDEVMVLQTDGITTAAASGYKPVIDNEGTLDKLDGLLKAYAVGVQLVVDGKAIGIVKDQETAGAVLQQVKAYYISGKKEASGVPQLTKTAAALSAPASSGDKVESADIREQVSVEPVKADPNKVLDVQAAVKLLTEGVEAPLVYTVQEGDTISSIASRYGITQQEIFQNNRDVKELTLQIGDELKLTVPQPPVTVVTTEKAAEQIVTEPEVIVRTSDLLPKGKTKVVRPGQTGLKEMQYRLTKENGEVVKEEWLGQTVLKAPLPEVVYRGTKVAYEASGSFAWPVSGAIISSSFGERWGRPHKGLDMVSGNRTIKAADAGTVSFAGVQNGYGNVVIVDHGNGYSTYYGHLSQISVSAGQKLEQGSAIGIMGNTGRSTGTHLHFEIRKNGTAMNPLKYLQ
- a CDS encoding adenylosuccinate synthase; translation: MSTVVVVGTQWGDEGKGKITDFLAESADVVARYQGGNNAGHTILIDGKKFKLSLIPSGVFYKEKTCVIGNGMVINPAALIEEINYIHENGFDTDNLVISDRAHVIMPYHMVLDALEEDRKGPNKIGTTRKGIGPAYMDKAARNGIRIADLMDAEEFELKLRHLMNEKNQVITQVYGGEPLDVEETLKQYLEYAEVLRRYVTDTSVVLNDAIDANDKVLFEGAQGVMLDIDQGTYPFVTSSNPSAGGVCIGSGVGPSKIKQVIGVAKSYTTRVGDGPFPTELNDEIGDLIRETGHEYGTVTGRPRRVGWFDSVVVRHARRVSGLTGLSLNSLDVLSGLKTVKICTGYKYRGEVITHYPASLKMLAECEAVYEELPGWDEDITSAKTLDDLPENTRKYVERVSELTGIPIAIFSVGRNRDQTNQVLPIYE
- the dnaB gene encoding replicative DNA helicase → MGGDLFFDRVPPQNLEAEQAVIGAILLQDEALIAAMERVNTEDFYDKPHQIIFEAMVQLGEENQPIDLVTLTAKLQDKGELETIGGVSYLAKLAHAVPTAANVDYYAQIIEEKAMLRRLIRTATQIVSEGYTGGEDVADMLSDAERRILEISNRRSGSGFIAIRDVLMEVFDRVEMLHQNKGGTSGIPSGFADLDRMTNGFQRNDLIIVAARPSVGKTAFALNIAQNVAVRARETVAIFSLEMSAAQLVQRMICAEANLDANIMRTGDFKSDDDWSKLTMGIASLSESEIYIDDTPGVTVADIRAKCRRLKKEKGLGMIVIDYLQLIQGRGKGGENRQQEVSDISRTLKQIARELDVPVIALSQLSRGVEQRQDKRPMMSDLRESGSIEQDADIVAFLYRDDYYNQETEKKNIIEIIIAKQRNGPVGTVELVFLKNFNKFVNYERAHSEPFAG
- the rplI gene encoding 50S ribosomal protein L9 encodes the protein MKVIFIKDVKGQGKKGQIKEVSEGYATNFLLPRGMARPATEGNMKTLENQAAAEERRKQQEKEEAEQLGQKLSGLELTMKAKAGEGGRLFGAITSKQIAEALAKANGITIDKRKIELEEPIRHLGTTQVQVKLHTEVKAVLKVQVTEE
- a CDS encoding DHH family phosphoesterase — encoded protein: MPKFLQKRWHGYHIVWAFLLLLVLIIIVSVYNWVLGVVCLFLAGTLCFTMLKAEISFRRNLVEYINGLSFRIKRVEGEAIGTLPLGIILYGEDRSVEWNNRYAGSVFARKSLVNDPLLELLPDLTPLVGGGAPAKREAGKEGVQKELRAEIKVDERYYQAVVIPSERLLYLYEITELIDLRQRYEEEKLALGILLMDNLDEAAQGMDDQQRTSLIAKVTSEITDWAKQFEVYLRRLSSERYMMLLNYRSLQALEESRFVILDEVREMTADLKVPMTLSIGLAFGAESASELGALAQSSLDMALGRGGDQAAVKAGQRLSFYGGKTNAAEKRTRVRARVIAHALRDLIQESDRVIIMGHRNPDIDAVGASIGLLRAAQMYNVEADIVLDGPNPSITRMLEQIRRDEELYSSFITTEQALQIMTEHTLLIVVDTHKASMTMEPRLVQYASRIVVVDHHRRGEEFINEAVLVYLEPYASSTCELVTELLQYIHEKVKLSTLEATMLLAGITVDTKQFALHTGSRTFEAAGFLRRLGADTILIQRMLKEDLQEYISKAEIIKHARMVYDHIALVVTAPGMKIPQLLIAQTADTLLGMTNVLASFVISERPDGLIGISARSLGRMNVQVVMEKLGGGGHLTNAAVQLEGTSKEAEARLLEVLAEIEAKEGLFE
- a CDS encoding DUF2232 domain-containing protein translates to MKYRWTSVAWSIVYLLLLLSLSTPFLIITTLFMIIPAALLFTTLNTRQFILTIAPVWLVLGLISPFYILIAAYLIVPALVMGWRYKKKATASSTILAGTITLLGEFLLLLLLGKTLFQFDLYNYVYDVLNEMRTMTLSPMQEFGVGNFLGGSSEDLSKNSRAFIQVIPMALIMSSFVITVITHSIVRPILNSMGYAVPKLKPARDWRIPKSFIWYYLIATVIQLFFFKSENSFMVMITANLVPLLRVCFIIQTIGFFFFIAHERNWNRVIPVMLAVMAIMLPPLWIIGIIDLVVPLREMVAKSKR
- a CDS encoding MazG-like family protein; protein product: MPKDLDVAKRAKVIEWLKTEVIDQVSRLFKALWEGSTARVSDSLASLIMSSYILGRRLGISYRDMDEVLLEKLRKHRQEGHQLEDWYQDISALEEHMRKR
- a CDS encoding CBS domain-containing protein — translated: MNIAFFLLPKQEVACVTLDSTLRQTLERMEHHRYTAIPILNSNGEYAGTVTEGDLLWYMKDSHGKVTFDNASKFLLKDVPLRMNNKPVSIDADMEDLINLAKVQNFVPVVDDMNRFIGIVRRSQIIGYCEKFVSRQSLESL
- a CDS encoding LCP family protein, whose amino-acid sequence is MRKKWKKRYIALIVLLVIIAGGFVFRKPLTVLAFDLFLSDRVESTLAQKSYQPLTTNEDNSVKPEPIAYKSDPFSVMLLGTDQRKTETARSDTMIYAVVRPEDYKVLLISIPRDTYTEIIGHDGDKKDKITHAYAFGGQQMAKDTLEALLGHDIQYYATINFQGLKDTVDALGGLPLPIKKTIENKGKDHEKFTIVGGKSLYNGEESLNYVRYREDSDFNRTKRQQVFLDVLASKMLSLNQIGNVTELLNILGDNFKTDMPPSMITGLAKKFLGGKEADISSFTVMGEGTRIGGVYYDVVNEEDLDKAKVMIDNWMNAGTPVDQLIEPGKAGNALEAKATSAAH